One Mycobacteroides salmoniphilum DNA segment encodes these proteins:
- a CDS encoding cytochrome P450 — protein MATISSTDYLIDQAKRRLPTMNTLPGMAYVENYLNNREWPLTELAPPPPGSGLKPVMGDQGLPMLGHMIEMFRGGIDWVLNMYQERGPVSWSQTPIGKIVAALGPDATQAVFSNANKDFSQQGWVPVIGPFFSRGLMLLDFQEHREHRLIMQQAFLRSRLAGYVEQIDSVATEIVAQWPTNDRRFLFYPAIKELTLDVASVVFMGNEPHSQHERLEKVNKAFVATTRAGGAIFRFGVPPFKWWQGLQGRKLLEEYFAERVGIARHKESGADMLTALCHAETDEGDAFTDTDIVNHMIFLMMAAHDTTTSTTTTMAYYLAANPEWQERVRDESDRLGDGPLDIDALEKLESLDLVMNEALRLVTPLPFNIRSAVRDTDLLGFHIPAGTMINLWPGMNHRLPELWTDPDKFDPDRFAEPRNEHKRHRYAFSPFGGGAHKCIGMVFGQLEIKAVMHRLLRQYRFELAHPSYEAKWDYAGMPLPIDGMPIVLRPLR, from the coding sequence ATGGCGACGATCAGCAGCACCGATTACCTCATAGACCAGGCCAAACGACGTCTTCCCACCATGAACACCCTTCCGGGTATGGCCTACGTCGAGAACTACCTCAACAATCGCGAGTGGCCACTGACCGAATTAGCGCCGCCGCCACCCGGAAGCGGTTTGAAGCCCGTGATGGGTGACCAGGGCCTGCCGATGCTCGGGCACATGATCGAGATGTTCCGCGGCGGAATCGACTGGGTGCTCAACATGTATCAGGAGCGCGGCCCGGTGAGCTGGTCACAGACTCCCATCGGCAAGATTGTCGCCGCGCTGGGCCCCGACGCGACCCAGGCGGTGTTCAGCAACGCGAACAAGGACTTCTCGCAGCAGGGCTGGGTTCCCGTCATCGGCCCCTTCTTCAGCCGGGGGCTGATGCTGCTGGACTTCCAGGAGCACCGCGAGCACCGACTGATCATGCAGCAGGCGTTCCTGCGCAGCCGCCTGGCCGGCTACGTGGAGCAGATCGATTCGGTGGCAACCGAGATCGTCGCCCAGTGGCCGACCAACGACAGACGGTTCCTGTTCTACCCGGCCATCAAGGAGCTGACCCTGGACGTGGCCTCGGTGGTGTTCATGGGCAATGAGCCGCATTCTCAACATGAGCGGCTGGAGAAGGTCAACAAGGCGTTCGTCGCGACCACCCGCGCCGGTGGCGCCATCTTCCGCTTCGGCGTGCCTCCCTTCAAATGGTGGCAGGGATTGCAGGGGCGCAAGCTGCTCGAGGAGTACTTCGCCGAACGGGTCGGCATTGCGCGCCACAAGGAATCAGGTGCCGACATGTTGACGGCGCTGTGTCACGCTGAGACCGACGAGGGCGACGCCTTCACGGATACCGACATCGTCAACCACATGATCTTCTTGATGATGGCCGCGCACGACACCACCACGTCGACCACCACGACGATGGCTTACTACCTGGCCGCGAATCCCGAATGGCAAGAACGGGTTCGGGACGAGTCAGACCGTCTCGGTGACGGCCCGCTGGACATCGACGCGCTCGAGAAGTTGGAAAGCCTCGATCTGGTGATGAACGAAGCGCTGCGCCTCGTCACGCCACTGCCCTTCAATATCCGCTCCGCGGTGCGGGATACCGATCTGCTCGGGTTCCACATCCCGGCCGGGACGATGATCAATCTTTGGCCCGGCATGAACCACCGGCTGCCCGAATTGTGGACGGACCCGGACAAGTTCGACCCCGACCGCTTCGCCGAACCGCGAAACGAGCACAAACGCCATCGATATGCGTTCTCGCCGTTCGGCGGGGGTGCGCACAAGTGCATCGGCATGGTGTTCGGCCAGCTGGAGATCAAGGCCGTCATGCACCGACTGTTGCGGCAGTACCGCTTTGAGCTGGCCCATCCCAGCTACGAGGCCAAGTGGGACTACGCCGGCATGCCGCTGCCGATCGACGGCATGCCCATCGTCCTGCGCCCCTTGCGCTGA
- a CDS encoding CobW family GTP-binding protein, protein MIPVTIVSGFLGAGKTTLLNNLLRNTLGVRIGVVVNDFGAINIDAMLVAGQVDSTMTMSNGCLCCTADDDELGGMLTALAGRDIDAIVIEASGLAEPLPLVRMVLAASAGDSRIGYGGLVTVVDTAQYEDVAARHPEIVQHLSLADLVVLNKIDLADAADRTHLRAVVKERNPRASIVETTGADVDPRLLFDKKERPTPIGQLSLEDLIREDHSHHQHAHHHYETVEFATEQALHPRRLIEFLDSQPAGVYRIKGVVRLGDKTLAVHTVGDHITIDKAPRRTGLAAGASFVLIGTHLDGDTITERLHALVDDSPDPDHERSILVLGKYLR, encoded by the coding sequence TTGATCCCGGTCACCATCGTCTCCGGTTTCCTGGGCGCCGGTAAGACGACGCTGCTGAACAACCTGTTGCGCAACACCTTGGGTGTGCGAATCGGTGTAGTAGTCAACGACTTCGGGGCCATCAACATCGACGCCATGCTGGTCGCCGGTCAGGTTGACTCGACCATGACGATGTCCAACGGATGCCTGTGTTGTACCGCCGACGACGATGAACTCGGTGGCATGCTGACCGCTCTCGCGGGCCGCGATATCGACGCCATCGTCATCGAGGCGAGCGGGCTCGCTGAGCCCTTGCCGCTGGTGCGCATGGTGCTGGCGGCGTCGGCCGGGGATAGCCGGATCGGTTACGGGGGGCTCGTCACCGTCGTCGACACCGCCCAGTACGAGGACGTCGCGGCCCGGCACCCGGAGATCGTCCAGCACCTGTCCCTGGCGGATCTGGTGGTCCTCAACAAGATCGACCTGGCCGACGCCGCAGATCGCACCCACCTGCGCGCCGTCGTCAAGGAACGCAACCCGCGCGCGTCGATCGTGGAGACCACCGGCGCCGACGTCGACCCCCGGTTGCTGTTCGACAAGAAGGAACGCCCGACACCGATCGGTCAGCTCTCGCTGGAGGACCTCATTCGCGAGGATCACAGCCACCATCAGCACGCACATCACCATTACGAGACGGTCGAGTTCGCGACCGAGCAAGCCCTACATCCCCGGCGCCTCATCGAGTTCCTCGACAGTCAGCCCGCCGGTGTGTACCGCATCAAGGGTGTCGTTCGGCTCGGCGACAAGACACTCGCCGTGCACACCGTGGGGGATCACATCACCATCGACAAGGCGCCCAGGCGGACAGGGCTGGCGGCGGGGGCGAGTTTCGTACTCATCGGCACCCACTTGGACGGCGACACCATCACCGAGCGTCTGCACGCTCTCGTCGACGATTCACCGGATCCCGATCACGAACGATCGATACTGGTCCTCGGAAAGTATTTGCGCTAA
- a CDS encoding SDR family oxidoreductase: protein MPQKVVIAGGHGQIAAHLIRLLAARGDAAVALIRNPDHAADVQAWGGQPLVLDLESADVRTVADALTGSDAAVFAAGAGPGSGPARKDTVDRAAAVLLADAAEHAQVRRFIQISAFGAGEAAPAEGDESWIAYVIAKTAAEEDLRARDGLDWTILRPGLLTDQEPTGSVTLSASRIERGSVTRADVAAVTAELLTAPNTVHDILFLTEGAIPITRAVHAL from the coding sequence ATGCCGCAGAAAGTCGTCATCGCCGGTGGCCACGGGCAGATCGCCGCGCACCTGATCCGTCTGCTCGCGGCGCGTGGCGATGCCGCCGTCGCCCTGATTCGCAATCCCGACCATGCGGCCGATGTTCAGGCATGGGGCGGGCAACCACTGGTTCTCGACCTGGAATCGGCCGACGTGAGAACGGTCGCCGACGCCCTGACAGGGTCCGATGCCGCTGTCTTCGCGGCCGGAGCGGGACCGGGCAGCGGTCCGGCACGCAAGGACACCGTGGACCGTGCCGCCGCCGTTCTACTGGCCGACGCCGCGGAGCATGCGCAGGTGCGCCGGTTCATTCAGATCAGTGCTTTCGGCGCCGGTGAAGCCGCACCGGCCGAGGGCGACGAGTCGTGGATCGCCTACGTGATCGCCAAGACTGCCGCCGAGGAGGACCTGCGCGCTCGCGACGGCCTGGATTGGACCATCCTGCGCCCCGGTCTGCTCACCGATCAGGAACCGACCGGTTCGGTCACCTTGTCGGCCAGCAGGATTGAACGCGGATCAGTTACCCGTGCCGATGTCGCGGCAGTGACTGCCGAACTACTCACCGCCCCCAACACGGTGCACGACATCCTGTTCCTCACCGAGGGCGCCATCCCGATCACCCGTGCGGTGCACGCGCTCTAG
- a CDS encoding LLM class flavin-dependent oxidoreductase, which yields MRIGVTIEPRLPGAADFARRAERLGVASLWVPEVWGYDALTGLAYLAACTDTIGLGTFVVQLGSRSPAMLATSSLSIQQLSGGRFILGVGASGPQVMEGWHGVRFSKPVQTTRETIDIVRMVARGERLQYEGEVYTLPLPGSTGKPLRPMVAPRNVPIYVAAMGPANLALTGELADGWLGNSFIPELAEVFLGPIRDAAVAAGRELGDIDLVAPVALEFADTATDAAAAIRRHAAGYAFTIGAMGASGRNFYNEAFARLGYGDGVRAVESLWRAGDRDAAREAVPDDLGRLTNLVGTDEMIGERLERYRAAGISTLLVKLDTPFDEQLCALDRLFALL from the coding sequence ATGCGTATTGGTGTGACGATCGAGCCGAGGTTGCCGGGCGCCGCCGACTTCGCACGGCGTGCGGAGCGGCTGGGTGTCGCCTCGCTGTGGGTGCCCGAGGTGTGGGGGTATGACGCCCTCACGGGCCTTGCCTACCTGGCCGCATGCACCGACACCATTGGGCTGGGAACCTTCGTGGTTCAGCTGGGGTCGCGATCGCCGGCCATGCTGGCGACATCCTCGCTGAGCATTCAACAGCTCTCCGGCGGACGCTTCATCCTGGGTGTGGGAGCCTCCGGACCACAGGTGATGGAGGGGTGGCATGGTGTGCGCTTCAGTAAGCCGGTGCAGACCACGCGGGAGACCATCGACATCGTCCGGATGGTGGCACGTGGTGAGCGGCTCCAGTACGAGGGCGAGGTATACACGCTGCCGCTGCCGGGGAGCACAGGAAAACCCTTGCGGCCCATGGTGGCACCGCGGAATGTGCCCATTTACGTCGCGGCCATGGGCCCGGCGAACCTGGCGCTCACCGGTGAGCTCGCCGACGGCTGGCTTGGCAACTCCTTCATTCCCGAGCTCGCCGAAGTGTTTCTCGGGCCCATTCGTGACGCGGCGGTAGCCGCCGGGCGGGAGTTGGGGGATATCGATCTGGTGGCACCGGTCGCGCTCGAATTCGCGGACACCGCAACCGATGCCGCTGCCGCCATCAGGCGCCATGCGGCCGGATACGCATTCACCATCGGCGCCATGGGTGCCTCTGGGCGAAACTTCTACAACGAAGCATTCGCCCGGCTTGGCTACGGCGATGGTGTCCGCGCGGTCGAATCCTTGTGGCGCGCGGGCGATCGCGACGCCGCCCGCGAGGCCGTGCCCGACGATCTGGGGCGCCTCACCAACCTCGTCGGAACCGACGAGATGATCGGTGAACGGCTGGAACGCTATCGCGCCGCCGGGATCTCGACGCTGCTGGTCAAGCTCGACACCCCGTTCGATGAGCAGCTGTGCGCGCTTGATCGCCTCTTCGCACTGCTCTAG
- a CDS encoding SRPBCC family protein: MRYRDCPTIEVSQRMSGTVAQAWALVTDIAFPTYCTGELIDVQWLDGADKVAVGARFKGTNGGDGKQWDTVSVITEVEPESRWVWNVLSEGGTYAASWGFEVEPASDGVIVRQWGRLGPGPSGLTPAIEAMPDKEARIVSRRLQDWRVGMEANLQEIVERLSR, encoded by the coding sequence ATGCGATACCGCGACTGTCCGACTATCGAAGTGTCCCAACGGATGTCGGGGACCGTGGCGCAGGCCTGGGCTCTTGTCACCGATATTGCCTTCCCCACCTACTGCACGGGTGAGCTCATCGATGTCCAGTGGCTGGACGGGGCCGACAAGGTTGCGGTCGGCGCACGGTTCAAGGGCACCAACGGCGGAGACGGCAAGCAGTGGGACACCGTATCGGTGATCACCGAGGTCGAGCCCGAGTCCCGCTGGGTGTGGAATGTGCTCTCCGAGGGCGGCACCTACGCGGCGAGTTGGGGTTTTGAAGTGGAACCGGCGAGCGACGGAGTGATCGTCCGGCAATGGGGCCGGCTCGGCCCTGGCCCGTCGGGACTGACACCGGCCATCGAGGCCATGCCCGACAAGGAAGCGCGCATCGTGTCCCGCCGCCTGCAGGACTGGCGCGTGGGAATGGAGGCCAACCTCCAGGAGATCGTCGAGCGCTTGTCGCGCTAG
- the sigC gene encoding RNA polymerase sigma factor SigC — MATGTDDDQLLELALSAGRGDKSALESMVKATQSDVWRFVAYLADTGVADDLTQETYLRALGALPRFAGRSTVRTWLLSIARRVVADHIRHLKSRPRIAHGADLEEASLRRPTHRFEELVELKALLAALDDDRREALVLTQVVGLSYAEAADVCGCAIGTIRSRVARARDELISWAEPENLTG, encoded by the coding sequence GTGGCCACCGGCACCGACGACGATCAGCTGCTTGAGCTTGCGCTGTCCGCCGGTCGTGGTGACAAATCCGCCCTCGAATCTATGGTGAAGGCGACCCAGTCCGACGTGTGGCGATTCGTCGCCTACCTGGCCGATACCGGTGTCGCCGATGACCTCACCCAGGAGACGTACCTGAGGGCACTCGGTGCTCTCCCACGTTTTGCCGGGCGCTCGACAGTGCGCACGTGGCTGCTGTCGATCGCGCGCCGCGTGGTGGCCGACCACATTCGCCACTTGAAGTCCCGGCCGCGTATCGCGCACGGGGCCGATCTGGAAGAAGCCTCGCTGCGCCGCCCGACACACCGGTTCGAGGAGTTGGTGGAGCTCAAGGCACTTCTGGCCGCGCTCGACGATGATCGGCGTGAGGCATTGGTGCTGACCCAGGTTGTCGGGTTGTCCTATGCGGAAGCGGCCGACGTATGCGGCTGCGCGATCGGCACCATCCGGTCCCGCGTGGCCCGTGCCCGCGACGAGCTCATCAGCTGGGCCGAGCCCGAGAATCTGACCGGCTAG
- a CDS encoding PepSY-associated TM helix domain-containing protein, with product MTYTEDRPEARESQPDTVWGRFAPIVLRLHFYAGLLVGPFLLVAALTGLAYALVGQVDAAVYRHELTVDSVGSQQLPLSQQVAAATAAQPAGTVTSIRPPARPDDTTRIVFATEDVPADYSRTVFVDPYNGEIRGTLTTYGEWLPVRAWFDELHRNLHLGAFGRNYSELAASWLWVVALGGMFLWIGYRQRTARLGRIALPDRDATPRRRRLTWHGAVGVWIVVGLLALSVTGLTWSRYAGTNIGNITQAIRPALSTELDPAAATPMTGHEHHSAAPTSSGEPLAGVDTVLRTVRDAGLRSPLWMTPPPEANTAWLVSERKRDLPTYLDTITVNPSNGQITGRSDFSDWSLLQKSTEWAIDGHMGILFGIPNQILVALIVIGLITVITRGYLMWWRRRPTRSGRLPVPPRRGGLLALKPLELLALAVVVVGIGWFTPLLGISLGVFLAIDLTWGLVADRRAGVSGG from the coding sequence GTGACATATACCGAGGATCGGCCGGAGGCTCGCGAGTCCCAACCTGACACCGTGTGGGGACGATTCGCACCGATCGTACTGCGTCTGCACTTCTATGCGGGGCTTCTCGTCGGACCTTTCCTCTTGGTCGCGGCGCTGACCGGACTTGCCTATGCGCTGGTGGGACAGGTCGACGCCGCCGTATACCGACACGAACTCACGGTCGATTCCGTCGGATCCCAGCAGCTGCCACTCTCACAACAAGTGGCGGCGGCGACCGCGGCACAACCGGCCGGCACCGTGACGTCCATCCGCCCGCCCGCGCGCCCTGACGACACCACGCGGATCGTCTTCGCGACCGAGGACGTTCCCGCCGACTACTCGCGCACCGTATTCGTCGACCCCTACAACGGCGAGATCCGCGGAACGTTGACCACCTACGGTGAGTGGCTGCCGGTGCGCGCCTGGTTCGACGAACTTCACCGGAATCTGCATCTGGGCGCGTTCGGGCGCAACTACAGCGAACTCGCCGCCAGCTGGCTGTGGGTGGTGGCTCTCGGTGGCATGTTCCTGTGGATCGGCTATCGCCAGCGCACCGCACGGCTGGGCAGGATCGCGCTCCCCGATCGCGACGCCACCCCACGCCGCCGCAGATTGACCTGGCATGGCGCCGTCGGGGTCTGGATAGTCGTTGGGCTGCTGGCGCTTTCGGTGACCGGGCTCACCTGGTCGCGGTATGCCGGAACCAACATCGGCAACATCACCCAGGCCATCCGGCCGGCACTGTCCACCGAACTCGATCCGGCCGCCGCCACCCCGATGACCGGGCATGAACATCACAGCGCCGCCCCGACATCGTCGGGAGAGCCGTTGGCGGGCGTCGACACGGTGCTGCGGACGGTGCGCGACGCCGGGCTGCGCAGCCCGCTGTGGATGACCCCACCGCCGGAGGCCAATACGGCGTGGCTGGTGTCGGAGCGCAAGCGCGATCTCCCGACGTATCTGGACACCATCACGGTGAACCCGTCCAATGGGCAGATCACCGGGCGCAGTGACTTCTCCGACTGGTCGCTGCTGCAGAAGTCGACCGAATGGGCGATCGACGGCCATATGGGCATCCTGTTCGGAATCCCGAATCAGATACTGGTGGCGCTCATCGTGATTGGGCTCATCACCGTCATCACACGCGGCTACCTGATGTGGTGGCGCAGGCGTCCGACCAGGAGCGGGCGCCTGCCGGTGCCGCCGAGGAGGGGTGGTCTGCTGGCCCTCAAGCCGCTGGAGCTGTTGGCACTTGCCGTGGTGGTCGTCGGGATCGGTTGGTTCACACCGCTGCTGGGAATCTCGCTGGGGGTGTTCCTGGCCATCGACCTCACGTGGGGGCTCGTGGCCGACCGCCGGGCCGGGGTATCAGGCGGCTGA
- a CDS encoding DUF2275 domain-containing protein — protein sequence MNCQEVREQLSAWVDGEQASVARKRLDEHVLSCASCREWLGRARGLDRQFAYARSAPTHDLTGQILAAAAVEPLTRTARYAHWARHNINRCALVLIGLLQLGVAGMQVAGIDFGMVSSHHHGAMTGAHLMNESTAWVVALGVAMVIAGVRPAAAAGMATVLGAFAFVLTGYVINDAVNDQVTLARIVSHLPVLLGLIFALLVLRDYRAGRTPPNQHRAVFLDEVAPGERHLRSADNSAA from the coding sequence GTGAACTGTCAGGAAGTGCGCGAGCAGCTGTCGGCGTGGGTCGACGGTGAGCAGGCGAGCGTCGCACGCAAGCGTCTGGATGAGCATGTGCTCTCCTGCGCGTCCTGCCGGGAATGGCTGGGGCGGGCGCGGGGGCTGGACCGTCAGTTCGCCTACGCGCGTTCGGCTCCGACCCACGACCTGACCGGACAGATCCTGGCTGCCGCGGCCGTCGAACCCCTCACTCGTACGGCCCGCTACGCGCACTGGGCCCGTCACAACATCAACCGGTGTGCGTTGGTGCTCATCGGGCTGCTCCAGCTGGGCGTGGCCGGCATGCAGGTTGCCGGAATCGACTTCGGAATGGTGTCCTCGCATCACCACGGTGCGATGACCGGCGCGCACCTGATGAATGAATCCACCGCCTGGGTGGTGGCCCTTGGGGTGGCCATGGTGATCGCCGGCGTCCGTCCCGCCGCAGCGGCCGGTATGGCGACGGTGCTGGGCGCATTCGCGTTCGTACTCACCGGATACGTCATCAACGACGCCGTCAATGATCAGGTCACGTTGGCGCGCATCGTCAGTCACTTACCGGTGCTACTCGGATTGATCTTCGCGCTGCTGGTCCTGCGCGACTACCGTGCCGGACGCACACCGCCCAATCAGCATCGTGCCGTGTTCCTTGACGAAGTGGCTCCGGGGGAGCGGCATCTGCGCTCCGCGGATAACTCAGCCGCCTGA
- a CDS encoding YeiH family protein, with the protein MTSQTETQTADEAYDNPEASFTSTRPLDYVPGILLLIGVGLLGKYAQIWWKDLAKAQHWTVPDIEYVLWAIVIGLLITNTIGLHRIFRPGVQTYEFWLKIGIVALGARFVLGDVLKLGGTSLVQILIDMTVAGTIILLAAKWFGLSGKLGSLLAIGTSICGVSAIIAAKGAIRARNSDVSYAIASILALGAVALFTLPAIGHGLGLTDYEFGLWAGLAVDNTAETVATGRLYSEHAGDIATVVKSTRNALIGFVVLGFALYWAARGEADTLAPGIKAKAAFVWDKFPKFVLGFLAVSTVVTLGWLTKGQVNNLVNVSKWAFLLTFAGVGLNTNIREIARSGWRPLVVAVIGLVVVAAVSLGLVLLTSRVFGWGAHV; encoded by the coding sequence ATGACTTCACAGACCGAGACACAGACCGCCGATGAGGCCTACGACAACCCCGAGGCGAGCTTCACCTCCACCCGTCCTCTCGACTACGTACCCGGCATCCTGCTGCTCATCGGTGTGGGCCTGCTGGGCAAGTACGCGCAGATCTGGTGGAAGGACCTGGCCAAGGCGCAGCATTGGACCGTCCCCGACATCGAATACGTGTTGTGGGCCATCGTGATCGGCCTGCTGATCACCAACACCATCGGGCTGCATCGCATCTTCCGGCCTGGTGTGCAGACGTATGAGTTCTGGCTCAAGATCGGCATCGTCGCGCTGGGTGCACGGTTTGTCCTGGGTGATGTCCTCAAATTGGGTGGTACCAGTCTGGTGCAGATCCTGATCGACATGACGGTCGCGGGCACCATCATTCTGCTGGCGGCCAAGTGGTTTGGTCTGAGTGGCAAACTCGGCTCTCTGCTGGCCATCGGAACCTCGATCTGCGGGGTGTCGGCCATCATTGCGGCCAAAGGTGCTATCCGAGCGCGCAATTCGGATGTCAGCTACGCCATCGCCTCTATCCTCGCGCTCGGGGCGGTGGCGCTGTTCACTCTGCCTGCGATCGGGCACGGGCTCGGCCTGACCGACTACGAGTTCGGTCTGTGGGCCGGCCTGGCCGTCGACAACACCGCCGAGACCGTCGCCACCGGACGTCTCTACTCCGAGCATGCCGGTGACATCGCGACGGTGGTCAAATCCACGCGCAACGCGCTCATCGGATTCGTGGTGCTCGGGTTCGCGCTGTATTGGGCGGCCCGGGGCGAGGCGGACACCCTCGCGCCGGGGATCAAGGCCAAGGCCGCGTTCGTATGGGACAAGTTCCCGAAGTTCGTGCTGGGCTTCCTGGCGGTGTCCACCGTCGTCACTCTCGGATGGCTGACCAAGGGCCAAGTCAACAACCTCGTGAACGTCTCCAAGTGGGCATTCCTGCTGACCTTCGCCGGGGTGGGACTGAACACCAACATTCGGGAGATCGCCCGCAGCGGCTGGCGTCCGCTTGTGGTCGCGGTGATCGGTCTCGTGGTCGTGGCGGCGGTGTCTCTGGGCCTGGTTCTGTTGACCTCGCGGGTGTTCGGGTGGGGAGCGCACGTATAG
- a CDS encoding acyl-CoA synthetase, which translates to MYPGTHAAQFPDKPAVVMAGSGTTLTYGELDEQSLRLARHWYDSGLRTGDHVALLSDNVPEVFVVYWAALRSGLYITAVNHHLAPAEISYIINDSGSSALVAAAGVREQAAAILGDIPAVTLRLVFGGEVTGYDSYEAALAGAAHEPLPSQPAGSDMLYSSGTTGRPKGIKVPLTDRQVDEPNPLSMLFAHLYGFDADTVYLSPAPAYHAAPLRFSGFVQSMGGTVVVMERFDPEAALAAIERHRITHSQWVPTMFVRMLKLPKVIRDQHDVSTLKVAIHAAAPCPVEVKHSMIDWWGPILYEYYSSTEGNGVTFIDCENWLKRPGSVGSPALGVLHICDEEGADLPTGEAGLVYFERDELPFAYHNDDEKTRSACHPTHSTWTTTGDIGYIDDDGFLFLTDRKAFMIISGGVNIYPQEIENSLALHPEVLDVAVIGVPDVEMGESVKAVVQPADSSADQEALAAELTEFLRERIARYKVPRSFDFTDTLPRTPTGKLAKGLLRQKYWEGAR; encoded by the coding sequence GTGTATCCAGGTACCCACGCTGCCCAGTTCCCCGACAAACCCGCCGTCGTGATGGCGGGCTCCGGGACCACGCTCACCTACGGAGAATTGGACGAGCAGTCCCTACGGCTGGCCCGGCATTGGTACGACAGCGGCCTGCGCACGGGCGATCATGTTGCCCTGCTCAGCGACAACGTCCCCGAGGTGTTTGTCGTGTACTGGGCCGCCCTGCGATCAGGCCTCTACATCACCGCGGTAAATCATCATCTGGCTCCCGCGGAAATCAGCTACATCATCAACGACTCGGGATCCAGCGCACTCGTCGCCGCCGCCGGTGTGCGTGAACAGGCCGCGGCGATTCTCGGGGATATCCCGGCGGTAACGCTGCGCCTCGTTTTCGGCGGCGAGGTGACCGGCTACGACTCATACGAAGCCGCCCTCGCCGGCGCCGCACACGAACCGCTGCCCTCCCAGCCCGCGGGATCGGACATGCTGTATTCCTCGGGAACCACTGGGCGCCCCAAGGGAATCAAGGTGCCGCTGACGGACCGGCAGGTCGACGAACCCAACCCGCTGTCCATGCTCTTCGCGCACCTCTACGGCTTCGACGCCGACACGGTGTACCTGTCCCCCGCTCCCGCGTATCACGCGGCCCCGCTGCGCTTCTCCGGTTTTGTGCAATCGATGGGCGGTACCGTGGTGGTGATGGAACGTTTCGATCCCGAAGCGGCCCTGGCCGCGATCGAGCGGCATCGCATTACCCACAGCCAATGGGTGCCCACGATGTTCGTGCGGATGCTCAAGTTGCCCAAGGTAATCCGTGACCAGCACGATGTCTCCACTCTGAAGGTCGCAATCCATGCCGCCGCGCCCTGCCCGGTCGAGGTGAAGCATTCGATGATCGACTGGTGGGGGCCGATCCTCTACGAGTACTACTCGTCGACCGAAGGCAATGGCGTCACCTTCATCGACTGCGAGAACTGGCTCAAACGCCCGGGCTCGGTCGGCAGCCCCGCGCTCGGAGTGCTGCATATCTGCGACGAAGAAGGTGCCGACCTGCCGACCGGCGAGGCCGGGCTGGTGTACTTCGAACGCGACGAGCTGCCGTTCGCGTACCACAATGACGACGAAAAGACCCGTAGTGCTTGCCATCCCACGCACAGCACGTGGACGACGACGGGCGATATCGGGTACATCGATGACGACGGATTCCTGTTTCTCACCGACCGCAAGGCGTTCATGATCATCTCCGGGGGTGTCAACATCTATCCCCAGGAGATCGAGAATTCCCTGGCGCTACACCCTGAGGTGTTAGATGTCGCCGTCATCGGGGTGCCCGACGTCGAGATGGGCGAATCGGTCAAGGCCGTGGTGCAGCCCGCCGACTCGTCTGCAGATCAGGAGGCGCTCGCCGCCGAGCTCACCGAGTTCCTGCGCGAGCGCATTGCCCGATACAAGGTGCCTCGCAGCTTCGACTTCACCGATACCCTTCCACGCACCCCCACCGGTAAGCTGGCCAAAGGACTGTTGCGCCAGAAGTATTGGGAAGGGGCTCGATGA
- a CDS encoding PASTA domain-containing protein codes for MPQLVGLQWTDVNPILRKLGRVSVATKEIPVDDANQKSRIVTQDPAAGAHLEPGAKITLTFGI; via the coding sequence ATGCCTCAGCTGGTCGGGTTGCAGTGGACCGACGTGAACCCGATTTTGCGCAAATTGGGCCGAGTGAGCGTCGCGACCAAAGAGATTCCCGTCGACGACGCCAATCAGAAATCCCGGATCGTCACCCAAGATCCCGCGGCCGGCGCTCACCTTGAGCCGGGCGCCAAGATCACCCTGACCTTCGGGATCTAG